A genome region from Edaphobacter bradus includes the following:
- a CDS encoding rhodanese-like domain-containing protein: MLNPEISAQDFIEQRRQPNPPLLLDVREPWEFQTASLPDSLLMPMGDIPSRAHQELDPDQPIVVLCHHGMRSLNVTMWLRNQGFEHVQSLAGGIDNWSRTIDPTVPRY, from the coding sequence ATGCTCAACCCCGAAATCAGCGCACAGGACTTCATCGAACAGCGCCGCCAGCCCAATCCACCCCTTCTTTTGGACGTCCGCGAACCATGGGAGTTCCAGACGGCCAGCCTGCCCGATTCCCTGCTGATGCCCATGGGCGACATTCCCTCGCGCGCCCACCAGGAGCTCGACCCCGACCAGCCCATCGTCGTTCTCTGCCATCACGGCATGCGCTCCCTCAACGTCACTATGTGGCTCCGTAACCAGGGCTTCGAGCACGTCCAGTCCCTCGCAGGAGGCATCGACAACTGGTCCCGCACCATCGACCCCACCGTACCGCGCTACTAG
- a CDS encoding sensor histidine kinase: MRLKTKLVLAATGLTFAIVLVLSALFVGELLRQRIEQTAAANDVLAREVLLITRQALETGLRANPPSNRSDEALEAAVKDALQNSEALTDVMNGIVRYSPIVQDVSVTDARGVTLVSTDPDEIGQPAGRRVNLEALRYGSVAAQARQVFGKPQVLDTSQSLDRNNETFLIVHVGARSTFLRNSYEPWLQAALVFALLAALAAMIAAALLANLALRPIEEISRKLEMLTMPAGEASAPDNRMLGSGDAMVRAARSIDLLGEQMRTKEAGYTALQANLNQVLDTLRDGILLFTADHRAVMVSDAVAYFLNRPEGVLVGRQLEEIFDKQTALGAAVLDAVAGGEATIVENVTLEDGRQVQISLDRIDDGMGGSNMGTLLTLRDTESAMQIGQELEVARRLAAIGRLTAGVGHEVKNPINAMVVHLELLRSKLAAGGSESFNGAQRHVDILTGEMQRLDRVVQTLADFSRPMEVKLREQDLRHVMGTVMELTAAEMQENGVTVTVEAPPEPLMVRVDGELIRQALLNLLLNGMQAMPDGGAMRVVLYRDHQFAVAEVQDEGVGIPTEVLPRIFELYFTTKPKGSGIGLAMTYRILQLHGGALDVRSNADPQSPNRGTTFAVRLPIVAGAVVADVRKAVDAGGNRKGMGERV; the protein is encoded by the coding sequence ATGCGCCTTAAGACGAAGCTGGTGCTGGCGGCGACCGGTCTGACGTTCGCGATCGTGCTGGTGTTGTCGGCGCTCTTCGTGGGCGAGCTGCTGCGCCAGAGGATCGAACAGACGGCAGCTGCCAATGACGTTCTGGCGCGGGAGGTTCTGCTGATCACGCGGCAGGCTCTGGAGACGGGGCTGCGCGCGAATCCTCCATCCAACCGGAGCGATGAGGCTCTGGAGGCTGCGGTCAAGGATGCCCTGCAGAATTCGGAGGCGCTGACCGATGTGATGAATGGGATCGTGCGCTACTCGCCGATCGTGCAGGATGTCAGCGTGACGGACGCTCGCGGCGTGACGCTGGTGAGTACGGACCCGGATGAGATAGGCCAGCCAGCAGGCCGCAGGGTGAATCTTGAAGCCCTGCGCTATGGTAGCGTTGCGGCCCAGGCAAGACAGGTCTTCGGCAAGCCGCAGGTGCTGGACACGTCGCAGTCACTGGACAGGAATAATGAGACGTTTTTGATCGTGCATGTGGGGGCGCGGTCGACCTTTCTACGGAACTCCTACGAACCGTGGCTTCAGGCCGCACTGGTCTTCGCTCTGCTCGCGGCCCTGGCAGCGATGATAGCCGCGGCGCTACTGGCGAACCTGGCGCTACGTCCCATTGAGGAGATCTCGAGAAAGCTTGAGATGCTGACGATGCCGGCAGGTGAAGCATCGGCTCCAGACAATCGGATGCTGGGGAGCGGAGACGCGATGGTGCGGGCAGCGAGGTCGATCGACTTGCTGGGCGAGCAGATGCGAACGAAGGAGGCGGGATATACCGCGCTGCAGGCGAATCTGAACCAGGTGCTGGATACGCTGCGGGATGGAATCCTGCTGTTTACCGCGGATCATCGGGCGGTGATGGTCTCCGATGCGGTGGCCTACTTTTTGAACCGGCCAGAGGGTGTGTTGGTGGGCAGGCAACTGGAGGAGATATTCGATAAGCAGACGGCGCTGGGAGCGGCGGTTCTCGATGCGGTGGCAGGTGGTGAAGCGACGATTGTCGAGAACGTGACGCTCGAAGATGGCCGGCAGGTGCAGATATCGCTCGATCGGATCGACGATGGGATGGGCGGGAGCAATATGGGGACATTGCTGACGCTGCGGGACACGGAGTCGGCGATGCAGATTGGGCAGGAGCTCGAAGTCGCGCGCAGGCTGGCGGCGATTGGACGTCTGACCGCTGGCGTTGGGCATGAGGTAAAGAACCCGATCAACGCAATGGTGGTGCATCTTGAGTTGCTGCGTAGCAAGCTGGCGGCCGGGGGCAGCGAGTCCTTTAACGGAGCGCAGCGACATGTGGACATTCTGACGGGCGAGATGCAGCGGCTCGACCGGGTTGTGCAGACTCTTGCCGACTTCTCCCGCCCAATGGAGGTGAAGCTGCGAGAGCAGGATCTGCGTCACGTGATGGGAACTGTAATGGAGCTGACGGCGGCGGAGATGCAGGAGAACGGCGTTACCGTGACGGTGGAGGCTCCGCCCGAGCCGCTGATGGTGCGGGTGGATGGAGAGCTGATCCGGCAGGCGCTGCTGAACCTGCTGTTGAATGGAATGCAGGCGATGCCGGACGGAGGTGCGATGCGGGTTGTGTTGTATCGCGACCACCAGTTTGCCGTGGCCGAGGTGCAGGACGAGGGAGTGGGTATACCAACCGAGGTGTTACCGCGTATCTTCGAGTTGTACTTCACAACCAAGCCGAAGGGCAGCGGGATCGGCCTGGCAATGACCTACCGCATCCTGCAGTTGCACGGCGGAGCTTTGGACGTGCGGTCGAATGCCGATCCGCAGTCCCCGAATCGTGGAACGACATTTGCGGTTCGGCTGCCGATCGTGGCAGGTGCGGTGGTGGCTGATGTTCGCAAGGCCGTTGATGCTGGTGGCAACAGGAAGGGAATGGGGGAGCGGGTTTGA
- a CDS encoding DHA2 family efflux MFS transporter permease subunit: protein MATATLTQEQVQLSPPKPVRAARVVNPWVVALTVTLATFMELLDTSIANVSLPYIAGGLGRSYDEVTWILTTYLVANAVVLPMSAWLSRVFGRKTYYMACVALFTITSFFCGIAPSLNIMLLSRVLQGIGGGGLAPVEQAILVDTFPPAKRASAFALYTVAIVTAPAIGPVLGGWITDNYNWRWVFLINIPIGILSLFLTNRFVSDPPSYAEERKTVRRDGKLRVDGIGIALIGLGSAALEVLLDRGQIDDWFGSSFITWMFVIGVTCLTVAVFWELHHSDPVIDFRMLKVRNFAIANLFYFVFGFGLFASTTMIPQLLQSLYGYRAIDAGLVLGPGAFVITVLAPVGAQLVQRSIIHPRILLFGAVLVVGISFLHYSHFNLDTDYNHYALARALQGLGYAFFFVPLSVIAYSQLSPGQNNKASSLTNFFRNWGGSFGIAFITTVSERRQNFHQSTVGSNLNGSSHYLQQSVQQTAAYLQAHGFSHADALKASYARYYEQLHAQTQLLAFMDCFHLIGVITLIAAPLVLVTRYFKVGGKAGPAH from the coding sequence ATGGCAACTGCGACTCTTACGCAAGAACAGGTTCAACTGTCTCCGCCAAAACCGGTTCGCGCCGCCAGGGTCGTCAACCCGTGGGTCGTGGCCCTCACAGTTACGTTGGCCACCTTTATGGAGCTGCTCGACACCTCCATCGCCAACGTCTCCCTGCCCTACATCGCCGGTGGCCTCGGCCGCTCCTACGACGAGGTCACCTGGATCCTCACTACCTACCTCGTCGCCAACGCCGTCGTCCTCCCAATGTCCGCCTGGCTCAGCCGCGTCTTCGGCCGCAAGACCTACTACATGGCCTGCGTCGCCCTCTTCACCATTACGTCGTTCTTCTGCGGCATCGCGCCCAGCCTCAACATCATGCTCCTCTCCCGCGTCCTGCAGGGCATCGGCGGCGGCGGTCTCGCTCCGGTTGAGCAGGCCATCCTCGTCGACACCTTCCCGCCCGCCAAACGCGCCTCGGCCTTCGCCCTCTACACTGTAGCCATCGTCACCGCGCCCGCAATCGGCCCCGTCCTCGGAGGCTGGATCACCGACAACTACAACTGGCGCTGGGTCTTCCTCATCAACATCCCCATCGGCATCCTCTCCCTCTTCCTCACCAACCGCTTTGTTTCGGACCCGCCCTCCTACGCGGAAGAGCGCAAGACCGTCCGCCGCGACGGCAAACTTCGCGTTGACGGCATCGGCATCGCACTCATCGGCCTCGGCTCCGCCGCTCTCGAAGTCCTTCTCGACCGCGGACAGATCGACGACTGGTTCGGCTCCTCCTTCATCACCTGGATGTTCGTCATCGGCGTCACCTGCCTCACCGTCGCCGTCTTCTGGGAGCTGCACCACTCCGACCCCGTCATCGACTTCCGCATGCTCAAGGTCCGCAACTTCGCCATCGCCAACCTCTTCTACTTCGTCTTTGGCTTCGGTCTCTTTGCGTCGACGACCATGATTCCGCAACTCCTCCAGTCCCTCTACGGCTACCGCGCTATTGACGCCGGCCTCGTCCTCGGACCCGGCGCCTTCGTCATCACCGTTCTCGCTCCGGTTGGAGCACAGCTCGTACAGCGGAGCATCATCCATCCCCGCATCCTGCTCTTCGGAGCCGTCCTGGTCGTCGGGATTTCGTTCCTCCACTACAGCCACTTCAACCTCGACACCGATTACAACCATTACGCCCTCGCACGCGCATTACAGGGCCTCGGCTACGCATTCTTCTTCGTACCGCTCTCCGTCATCGCCTACTCGCAGCTCAGCCCGGGCCAGAACAACAAGGCCTCCTCCCTCACTAACTTCTTCCGCAACTGGGGCGGCAGCTTCGGGATCGCTTTCATCACTACCGTCAGCGAGCGCCGCCAGAACTTCCACCAGTCCACCGTGGGCTCAAACCTGAACGGCTCCTCGCACTACCTGCAACAGTCCGTCCAGCAGACCGCCGCCTACCTCCAGGCCCACGGCTTCTCTCACGCAGACGCTCTCAAAGCCTCCTACGCCCGCTACTACGAGCAGCTACATGCTCAGACCCAACTACTGGCTTTTATGGACTGCTTCCACCTTATCGGCGTCATCACCCTCATCGCCGCCCCTCTGGTCCTGGTCACCAGGTACTTCAAAGTCGGCGGAAAAGCCGGTCCCGCACACTGA
- a CDS encoding TetR/AcrR family transcriptional regulator — protein MSKGEATRQRIIEIAAPLFNQRGYKGCSLHAIMEATGLEKGGIYRHFGSKEELAAEAFDFAWNTTFALRTNGLDAIPNHVDRLKEHVSRYAYRSGIPGGCPLLNTAVDADDGNPVLRERVRKALRGWQNALRSVLEDGIAKGTVNPEIDPAEVANHIITSIEGGIVIARLERSDNALRDARARLDRYLELKVRKSPSAESPSSGTHPPPALP, from the coding sequence ATGAGCAAAGGCGAAGCAACCCGGCAGCGGATCATTGAAATCGCCGCCCCTCTATTCAACCAGCGCGGCTACAAGGGTTGCTCCCTCCACGCCATCATGGAGGCCACCGGCCTCGAAAAGGGCGGCATCTATCGCCACTTTGGGAGCAAAGAAGAGCTCGCCGCCGAAGCCTTCGACTTCGCCTGGAACACGACCTTCGCTCTCCGCACCAACGGCCTCGACGCGATCCCAAATCACGTAGACCGTCTCAAGGAGCATGTCTCGCGCTACGCCTATCGCTCCGGCATCCCTGGCGGCTGCCCGCTTCTCAATACCGCCGTCGACGCCGACGACGGCAATCCCGTCCTGCGCGAGCGTGTCCGCAAGGCTCTCCGCGGCTGGCAAAACGCGCTCCGCAGCGTCCTCGAGGACGGCATCGCCAAGGGAACGGTGAACCCGGAGATCGATCCGGCAGAGGTCGCCAACCATATCATCACAAGCATCGAAGGCGGAATCGTCATCGCTCGTCTTGAGCGCAGCGACAACGCCCTCCGAGACGCCCGCGCACGTCTCGACCGATACCTCGAGCTCAAGGTACGAAAGTCCCCATCCGCCGAATCGCCATCCTCCGGAACCCACCCTCCACCAGCACTTCCCTAA
- the secA gene encoding preprotein translocase subunit SecA, translating into MINTVIAKVFGTSNERAVKRLMPIVAEINALEPTIQALSDDQLRAKTAEFRQRIDDARAKFDLTDRSPENLDAINAAEKEALDEILPEAFAVVREAGKRSVGMRHFDVQLIGGIVLHSGKISEMKTGEGKTLVATLPCYLNALAGRGVHVVTVNDYLAKRDAEWMGKIYGFLGLTVGVIVHDLDDAQRRAAYGSDITYGTNNEFGFDYLRDNMKFELADQVQRGHYYCIVDEVDSILIDEARTPLIISGPTDQTTDKYVRVNVIIPELEKGELIETVETKIWTGDYVVDEKTRSITITDEGWEKIEKLLGIGNIADPENWDLKHHVEVAVKAHSLYKRDVEYVVKDGEVIIVDEFTGRLMPGRRWSDGLHQAVEAKEGVAVRKEDQTLATITFQNYFRMYKKLSGMTGTAETEAAEFDKIYKLDIVVIPTNRKMLRIENSDVVYRTAKEKYFAVADEIARLHEERQPALVGTTSIEKSELLSEILKRKGVRHVVLNAKFHEKEAEIVAQAGRLGMVTIATNMAGRGTDILLGGNPDFLARQEMVRKNLARAVSAAEGAISPVAGPGMFRFYYQGQEFESTLEAWDTTLAAHSAAAQKEHEAVVAAGGLHIIGTERHESRRVDNQLRGRAGRQGDPGASRFYLSLEDDLMRIFAREWVSTLLQRLGMEEGVPIESRMITNRIEKAQKAVETQNFESRKHVLEYDDVMNKQREAVYGLRRQLMEGVDQKQLITDDYLSTILSNVLDENAPEKAHPDEWKTEPLFSQLYDLFGAHLENEINITHVNRHELGETIFEKLRARYDVKEQILGAPTMRYHERVVMLSVLDGLWKDHLLQMDHLKEGIGLRGYAQQDPLVAYKKESFEMFEGMMLRFQEDTARHLFRMQIIGPDGTPIESLDQLPRLTASPPPNAPLLPPHPVQEAEQPQHPPIPIHTRSPSTTIDALEREFQKKKQRELQHAHAAGGDASTDGSAPRRAGEKIGRNDECYCGSGKKYKKCHGANA; encoded by the coding sequence TTGATCAACACAGTCATAGCGAAAGTCTTTGGAACCAGCAACGAGCGCGCCGTAAAGCGCCTGATGCCCATCGTCGCCGAGATCAACGCCCTCGAGCCCACCATCCAAGCCCTCTCCGACGACCAACTCCGCGCCAAGACCGCTGAGTTCCGCCAGCGCATCGACGACGCCCGCGCCAAATTCGACCTCACCGACCGTTCGCCCGAGAACCTTGACGCAATCAACGCCGCCGAGAAGGAGGCCCTCGACGAGATCCTCCCCGAGGCCTTCGCCGTCGTCCGCGAAGCTGGCAAGCGTTCCGTCGGCATGCGCCACTTCGACGTACAGCTCATCGGAGGCATAGTTCTCCATTCCGGCAAGATCTCCGAGATGAAGACCGGCGAAGGTAAGACCCTCGTCGCCACGCTTCCCTGCTACCTCAACGCCCTCGCCGGCCGCGGCGTCCACGTCGTCACAGTCAACGACTACCTCGCCAAGCGCGACGCCGAGTGGATGGGCAAGATCTACGGCTTCCTCGGCCTCACCGTCGGCGTCATCGTCCACGACCTCGACGACGCCCAGCGCCGCGCCGCCTACGGCTCAGACATCACCTACGGCACCAACAACGAGTTCGGCTTCGACTACCTGCGCGACAACATGAAGTTCGAGCTCGCCGACCAGGTCCAGCGCGGCCACTACTACTGCATCGTCGACGAAGTCGACTCCATCCTCATCGACGAGGCCCGCACCCCGCTCATCATCTCCGGCCCCACCGACCAGACCACCGACAAGTACGTCCGCGTCAACGTCATCATTCCGGAGCTGGAGAAGGGTGAGCTCATCGAAACCGTCGAGACCAAAATCTGGACAGGCGATTACGTCGTCGATGAAAAGACCCGCTCCATCACCATTACCGACGAGGGATGGGAGAAGATCGAAAAGCTGCTCGGCATAGGCAACATCGCCGACCCCGAGAACTGGGACCTCAAGCACCACGTCGAAGTGGCCGTCAAAGCTCACTCTCTCTACAAGCGCGACGTCGAGTACGTCGTCAAGGACGGCGAGGTCATCATCGTCGACGAGTTCACCGGCCGCCTCATGCCCGGCCGCCGCTGGTCGGATGGACTCCATCAGGCCGTCGAGGCGAAGGAAGGCGTCGCCGTCCGCAAGGAAGACCAGACCCTCGCGACCATCACCTTCCAGAACTACTTCCGCATGTACAAAAAACTAAGCGGAATGACAGGCACTGCAGAAACAGAAGCAGCCGAGTTCGACAAGATCTACAAGCTCGACATCGTCGTTATTCCGACCAACCGGAAGATGCTCCGCATCGAGAACTCGGACGTCGTCTACCGCACCGCGAAGGAGAAGTACTTCGCCGTCGCCGACGAGATCGCCCGCCTGCACGAAGAGCGTCAGCCGGCTCTCGTCGGAACCACGAGCATCGAGAAGTCTGAGCTTCTCTCTGAGATCCTCAAGCGCAAGGGCGTCCGCCACGTCGTCCTCAACGCCAAGTTCCACGAGAAGGAAGCGGAGATCGTGGCCCAGGCAGGCCGCCTCGGAATGGTCACCATTGCGACCAACATGGCAGGCCGTGGAACCGACATCCTGCTCGGCGGCAACCCTGACTTCCTCGCCCGCCAGGAAATGGTTCGCAAGAATCTGGCCCGCGCCGTCTCCGCAGCCGAAGGAGCCATCTCGCCCGTCGCTGGGCCCGGCATGTTCCGTTTCTACTACCAGGGGCAGGAGTTCGAGTCGACACTTGAAGCCTGGGACACCACCCTCGCTGCTCATTCTGCTGCAGCGCAGAAGGAGCACGAGGCCGTCGTCGCCGCCGGAGGCCTCCACATCATCGGCACCGAGCGCCACGAGTCCCGCCGCGTCGACAACCAGCTTCGCGGACGCGCCGGCCGTCAGGGCGACCCCGGAGCCAGCCGCTTCTATCTCTCGCTCGAAGATGACCTCATGCGCATCTTCGCTCGCGAGTGGGTCTCTACCCTTCTCCAGCGCCTCGGCATGGAAGAGGGCGTGCCCATCGAGAGCCGCATGATTACCAACCGCATCGAGAAGGCCCAGAAAGCCGTCGAGACGCAGAACTTTGAGTCCCGCAAACACGTCCTCGAGTACGACGACGTCATGAACAAACAGCGTGAGGCCGTCTACGGTCTCCGCCGCCAGCTCATGGAAGGCGTCGACCAGAAGCAGCTCATCACCGACGACTACCTCTCGACCATCCTCTCCAACGTGCTCGACGAGAACGCCCCCGAGAAGGCCCACCCCGACGAGTGGAAGACCGAACCGCTCTTCTCGCAGCTCTATGACCTCTTCGGCGCCCACCTCGAAAACGAGATCAACATCACCCATGTCAACCGTCACGAACTAGGCGAGACCATCTTCGAGAAGCTTCGCGCCCGTTACGACGTTAAGGAGCAGATCCTCGGCGCCCCAACCATGCGCTACCACGAGCGCGTGGTCATGCTTTCGGTCCTCGACGGCCTCTGGAAAGACCACCTCCTTCAGATGGACCACCTCAAGGAGGGCATCGGCCTCCGTGGCTACGCTCAGCAAGACCCGCTCGTCGCCTACAAGAAGGAGTCCTTCGAGATGTTCGAGGGCATGATGCTCCGCTTCCAGGAGGACACCGCTCGCCATCTCTTCCGCATGCAGATCATCGGCCCAGACGGCACGCCTATCGAAAGCCTCGATCAGCTTCCGCGCCTGACAGCAAGCCCACCGCCCAACGCGCCGTTGCTGCCACCACACCCCGTTCAGGAGGCGGAACAGCCACAACATCCGCCAATCCCCATCCACACACGCTCGCCCTCGACTACCATCGACGCCCTTGAGCGCGAGTTTCAGAAGAAGAAGCAGCGCGAACTTCAGCACGCCCACGCCGCAGGCGGCGATGCCTCAACCGACGGGTCAGCTCCACGCCGGGCCGGCGAAAAGATCGGGCGCAACGATGAGTGCTACTGCGGCTCAGGCAAGAAATATAAGAAGTGCCACGGAGCCAACGCTTAG
- a CDS encoding sigma-54-dependent transcriptional regulator has protein sequence MEKVLIVEDELHARTGLTELIESWGYKAECAADGLEGLEKAVAWAPAIVVTDLKMPRMDGMELLERLAELPQRIAVVMLTAQGSIESAVEAMRTGAYDYLPKPVDPVRLKTILQNASQQHDADTDVDLEATRRKLRDTGRMGPLVGTSPQMKPIFSLIERIAPSNVSVLVTGESGTGKELVARALHELSSRHSQPFVAVNCAAIPETLIESEIFGHEKGAFTGALERRAGCFELAEGGTLLLDEIGEMPAATQAKLLRVLEDRKLRRLGSKVETPVDVRVIAATNRDPEEAVAVGDLRGDLYYRLNVFNIQMPPLREHVSDIAGIAEKMIADMNERHNCSVTGMKDSLLKRLEAYSWPGNVRELRNTIERATIMAGTGMLGVEYLPPNFGEPGFAPALTRSGRSAVALEPGAEAGGSSDVQRYLEDQNTVRVEVGTTVDEAERQLILKTLMATHNNKTKAAEILGISSKTLQNKLKEYSNATSSVE, from the coding sequence TTGGAAAAAGTTTTGATTGTGGAAGATGAGCTGCATGCACGCACCGGTCTGACGGAGTTGATCGAGAGTTGGGGCTATAAGGCGGAGTGCGCCGCAGACGGCCTGGAGGGGCTGGAGAAGGCTGTCGCGTGGGCGCCGGCGATCGTCGTGACTGACCTGAAGATGCCGCGGATGGATGGGATGGAGCTGCTGGAGCGGCTTGCAGAGTTGCCGCAGCGGATCGCGGTGGTGATGCTGACGGCGCAGGGATCGATTGAGTCGGCGGTGGAGGCGATGCGGACTGGGGCGTATGACTACCTCCCCAAGCCGGTGGACCCGGTGCGCCTGAAGACGATTTTGCAGAATGCAAGCCAGCAGCATGACGCCGATACCGATGTCGATCTCGAGGCCACGCGCCGCAAGTTGCGGGACACGGGCAGGATGGGGCCGCTGGTGGGAACGTCGCCGCAGATGAAGCCGATCTTCTCGCTGATCGAGCGCATTGCTCCGTCGAACGTGAGCGTTCTGGTGACGGGCGAGAGCGGCACTGGCAAAGAACTGGTGGCTCGCGCGCTGCATGAGCTGAGTTCGCGGCACAGTCAGCCATTTGTGGCGGTGAACTGCGCTGCGATTCCTGAGACGCTGATTGAGAGCGAGATCTTCGGGCATGAGAAGGGAGCGTTTACGGGCGCGCTGGAGCGCAGGGCGGGATGCTTCGAGCTCGCCGAAGGAGGCACGCTGCTGCTGGATGAGATCGGCGAGATGCCGGCTGCAACGCAGGCCAAGCTGTTGCGCGTACTGGAGGACAGGAAGCTGCGCCGGCTGGGAAGCAAGGTGGAGACTCCGGTGGATGTCCGCGTGATTGCCGCGACGAATCGCGATCCGGAGGAGGCCGTGGCCGTGGGCGATCTGCGCGGCGATCTTTACTACCGGCTGAACGTCTTCAATATTCAGATGCCGCCGCTGCGGGAGCACGTCTCGGACATCGCGGGGATCGCAGAGAAGATGATCGCGGATATGAATGAGCGCCACAACTGCAGCGTGACGGGCATGAAGGACTCGCTGCTGAAGCGTCTGGAAGCTTATTCGTGGCCGGGGAATGTGCGCGAGCTGCGCAACACGATCGAGCGGGCGACGATCATGGCGGGTACAGGGATGTTAGGTGTCGAGTACCTGCCGCCGAACTTTGGGGAGCCGGGGTTCGCTCCGGCGCTGACGAGGAGCGGACGATCTGCGGTGGCGTTGGAGCCAGGCGCGGAGGCTGGCGGGTCGAGCGACGTGCAGCGGTATCTTGAAGACCAGAATACGGTTAGGGTCGAGGTGGGCACGACCGTCGATGAGGCGGAGCGGCAGTTGATTCTGAAGACACTGATGGCGACGCATAACAATAAGACCAAGGCGGCCGAGATTCTGGGGATCAGCTCGAAGACGCTGCAGAATAAGTTGAAGGAATACTCGAACGCTACTTCGTCGGTGGAATAG
- a CDS encoding APC family permease — protein MATSVKDIDSGCGLRRELSVRDLTLFGIVCIAGPRWIPAAAHAGPGSVTLWLLAGLLLGAPLAVAVAALMTKYPEPGGLYSWTRNDFGPAHGFLAFWVYWVGMAFWFPGAAVFYLSSTAYTFGPAYAHLADNRAFIICGSLAAIWIALGSNLVGLKTGKWTENFGAIAVALLGAILIVAAAVSWSRHGSVTPIHLAPKMDWSTATFWAAIAYGVSGAEYFGMMSAEIRSPERTVKPAIWLATAFAVVFYAAATLAMLVLLRPEAISEISGIASGGEAVSRVFGAPWISAVIGLLVLTHAFGAFGGIGTAVSRMPFAAGTDRLLPDAFGRVHSRWHTPHVALLTLGVVSSVLLLLAQLGDTMRVAYQEIVSLTLIGGFLPYVYIFISAWKAGRRAAAGTGLGVTAFCLVCSVMPTSQVSNVWLFEGKLVAGTVVMIGSGLLLYSRGRAKARKSVAEAA, from the coding sequence ATGGCGACCAGCGTCAAGGATATCGATTCAGGGTGCGGTCTGCGGCGCGAACTCAGTGTTCGCGATCTGACGCTGTTCGGGATTGTCTGCATCGCAGGGCCGCGATGGATTCCGGCTGCGGCGCATGCGGGGCCTGGAAGCGTGACGTTGTGGCTACTGGCTGGTTTGCTCCTCGGCGCTCCGCTCGCGGTGGCGGTCGCTGCCTTGATGACGAAGTATCCCGAGCCGGGGGGGCTGTACTCCTGGACTCGGAATGACTTTGGGCCCGCGCACGGCTTTCTCGCGTTCTGGGTGTACTGGGTGGGGATGGCGTTCTGGTTTCCGGGAGCGGCGGTCTTCTACCTGAGCTCGACTGCTTACACGTTCGGCCCGGCCTATGCGCACCTTGCCGACAACCGCGCGTTTATCATCTGCGGATCGCTTGCAGCGATCTGGATTGCCCTTGGCAGCAATCTCGTTGGGTTGAAGACGGGCAAGTGGACGGAGAACTTTGGAGCGATCGCGGTCGCGCTGCTTGGAGCAATTCTGATCGTGGCTGCCGCGGTGAGCTGGAGCCGCCATGGTTCCGTTACGCCGATTCATCTGGCTCCGAAGATGGACTGGAGCACGGCGACCTTCTGGGCGGCGATTGCATACGGAGTTTCGGGGGCGGAGTATTTCGGAATGATGAGCGCCGAAATCCGTTCGCCCGAGCGGACGGTGAAGCCTGCCATATGGCTGGCTACAGCGTTTGCCGTGGTCTTTTATGCGGCAGCTACACTGGCGATGCTGGTTCTGTTGAGGCCGGAGGCGATCAGCGAGATCAGCGGCATCGCCAGTGGTGGGGAGGCAGTCTCGCGGGTGTTTGGTGCGCCGTGGATTTCCGCTGTAATCGGCTTGTTGGTGCTTACCCATGCGTTCGGCGCGTTTGGCGGGATAGGAACCGCCGTTTCGAGGATGCCGTTTGCCGCAGGAACCGATCGGCTACTGCCTGATGCGTTCGGGCGCGTTCATTCACGGTGGCACACGCCACATGTAGCGCTGTTGACTCTGGGAGTGGTGTCGTCGGTGCTCCTTCTGCTGGCGCAGTTGGGCGACACGATGCGGGTGGCATACCAGGAGATTGTTTCGCTGACTCTGATTGGTGGCTTTCTCCCGTATGTCTATATCTTCATCAGCGCATGGAAGGCGGGGCGGAGAGCGGCCGCGGGCACCGGCCTGGGGGTAACTGCCTTCTGCCTGGTGTGCAGCGTGATGCCGACGTCACAGGTCAGCAATGTGTGGCTGTTTGAGGGCAAGCTGGTTGCGGGGACGGTGGTGATGATTGGCTCCGGCTTGCTGCTATATTCCCGGGGCAGGGCCAAAGCGCGCAAGAGTGTTGCTGAGGCGGCGTGA